CTGATTGCTGGTTACTACTATATAGAAGTTAAATTGATTTTTGTACTTTGATTTTGTACTGGAATACttggtacatttaaaaattattttaattaattaacttaggatttgtgtgtgtattttggtgGGTTTTGTAAGTAGGCTAATGTTTCTTAACGAGGTATACTGCCCCCTGGGGGGAGATGCGAAAATTTGTAAGGGAATTTTTTGTTGTGCCTAAGAATTTATACATcataattcatattattttatttttcttttattaaccttTTATATTACAGTAAAagaattatattgatttttggGAAATGTATGTGTGGACAGATTATATTCTCTATGAATTTCATTTCAGGACAGGGAGTATAGTGTTAATTTTGTGGGGAAATGGGATCTGATAGGGTTGCAAGCCTCTGaagttttgataattttctttcttttttcaagtcattatcattttatttttttatttttcattttctggctGCCggcatggcttgtgagatcttagttctcagaccagccatgccctcagcagtgaaagggcAGAGTCGTCACTTCTGGACTGCCAGGGTGTTCCCTCACCATCATTTTAAATCTTTACCTTCCCTTGCAGTGCCTCTAGCCTCGGACAATATTGAACAGTGGTGATGATAGGCACATCTAGTCTTTTCCGACtcataaaggaaatgctttcactttttattaagattttctttcaatcacgaatggatgttgaattttatcaaacatttccccacacacacacatctgagaTATTCATATTTCTCTTGATGTGATGTACCACAGTGATGGATATTCCTTTTTTACCCGTATATTCTGATTCCTTTTCTAATGCTAAGTCCACCTCaaatttctgggataaatccaTCTAGGTCCTCTGATATTCTTTTCACATTGTCTATTGCCACATTGTCTACTAGCATTTGGTGTAGGATTTTGCATCTGCATTGTAGCCAGCCCTATCATTTTGCTTGCTCGTGGGGTCCTTGTCAGGTAGGCTTGCCTGGTGAAGGGAGTTGGGAGCACAGACTCTCCGGGCCCAGATTTACCTCACCCAAGGACCAGCCGCCAGCCTCCGCGGGGAAACTGTGTGAAGGGCGCGCCCCCTGGTGGCCACGGGGTGCAAAGGAGCCCTATGAGCCAGGCGGGGTGAACTTGGTcagggccaggggaggggaggggaaatatGTGACATCAGGTGGTGCCAGGCATGCGCGGGCCGTGGGCCTTCACTGGACCTGGTGACATGAGCATCCCAGTTTCAGAGACGGAGTGGCCAGGACCCAAAGTGCAAAGCAGGCCTATAAATTCTGACTCTTCTGAGCTGTGAGGTTCCTGAATCTTAGTCTCTTTACCCATAAAGTGGGGATAATTCACCTGCCTGTTGGAGAAATGGAAGTGGTCAAAGCACAGAATTCAGACTTTTTCAAGGACTCCCGGCCTCAGCGTTCTTGTTTTCTTGTCTGTTACAAGCACTTGATAATGGCAAGAGGGGTAAGAGAATTCAGTGTTAATGATACGCAGCTGTCCACAATGAGAGTTCATATCAGGGAGGTCTGTGTGAAGGAATCACatttgttaatttattaatttttgttcattatttcattactgttcatttattcaacaaatatttattggacactgTGATAAGCAAAATAATGGCCCCCAAAATACGTCTAGGCCATAATCCCTGAAGCCTATGGATATGTTAGGTTACATGGGAAAGGGGAATTAAGATTATAGATGGAATGAAGGTTGCTGATCACAGTTGCTGAAGACAGTAAGATAATCCTGGCAGACTCAGTGTGATTACAAGAGTAATTACAAGAGTGATTATAAGATTTCCTTATAGATGAAAGGGGAGGCAAGAGAGTCAGAGGATATGGGACCAGCggaagcagaggtcagaatgATGcgactgctggctttgaagatggaaggcaGCCACAAACCAAAGTATGTGGGCAgactctagaagctggaaaaggcaggggaACAAATTCTgccctagaacctccagaaggaatgtaGACCTGCTGACACTGATTTTTAGCCCAACAagactcattttggacttctgatatGTAGGACTGTAAGATAatgactgtgtgtctgtgtctgtgtgtgtgtgtgtgtgtgtgtgtgtgtgtgtgtgtgtgtgcgcgcgcgtgcgcactTAAGCCACAAAGtctgtggtaacttgttacaggagctataggaaactaacacactgtcCTGATGGATAGAGTTCACACCACTGGGACAGATGGGCACCCATCCACTCATTTGTTCACCCCTGAAGCATTTAGGAAGTATTTACTATGAGTCAGACCTTGCTCAGAAGCGAGGTTGACAAAGGACGAGTGGCCACAGCTCTGGGGAACCCATGGCCGGGGCTGTAGAAAGGGTGCTTGGATGgtgcctcttcctcctgctccctccacctcccagagCCAAGAGTGCACCTGCAGGATGCCAGGGCCCCTTCCATGGGCTATCACCCGACGTGATTCAGACATGGTCCCTCCCTCTGGGAACTGTCAGTCTGGTTGGGGAGAAACAGGGATCAGAGAGGACATGTTAGGTCACCTGGGATAAGGCAAAGCTGCCCTAACAAAGTCCGAACAAAACCCCAGAGGCTCGAGAAACATAaaggtttattttgttcttctcaATAGTTTGAGCTGAGTATTCCAGGTCAGTCCACGAGCAGTCCTGCTCCCTGTAGTGAACTAGGAAGCCCTCTTATTTCCTTGCCTTCCTCTAAGCCAGTGGTTTCCACCAGAGGTGACTTTGCTCACCAGAGTACATTTGGCAACATtcagagatatttttggttgtcatgactCAGGGTGTGATGCTGGCATCTTGTGGGCAGAGGACAGGGATATAGCTAAATGTTCTCCCATGCACAGGAACTGTCCAAAATGGCAATAGTGTCAAGGTTGAGAAATCCAGGCCTAGGCCTGGGGTGTTGTCCTCATCTTCAGGGTCACAAGTCGATCCATGTTCCaatctgggggaaggggaaagtgAGCACAAGTGAGGCCTGGGTCCAGGAGTGGCCCTCGTCACAACCCCACACAGCCATGAAAACAGCCTGATCAGATGCCTACGCCTCATTGCAAGGGGGTCTGGGAAGTGCAGTCTAGGTGTGTGCCCAGGAAGAAGGGGGTAGCAGAGTTTGGTGGACAGCCTCCGCTGCAGACATCCTCATTGATACAAGAGACATGGACAGCGGTGGTTGGCGGACATTTCCAGTCAAAGGGATCAGAGCTGTGCGAAGatgcaggggcaggagggggcctgACAAAGGGCGCCGCACATGGTTCTGGCAGATGGAGTCCACAAGCCAGGAGGACTGGACCTTGTTCTGAGGGCAGGGAAGGCATCTGGTTGCTCTCCTGGCTTCTCATCCTGGATCTCCTCCTTGAAGCTCAGTCCTTCTTGTCTACCTTACATAGTTAAGACCTTGACAGCACACATTTATGCCTCACTCTTGAgctgtttccttgatttttgtaCTTTGCCAACAACTGGCAGTTTCTGGAGGTCAGAACCACTGCTTGAGCCTCAGAGTCTGGTCACTGACCCCCAAGCCTCCTCATGGACGTTCACAACAGACTCccgtagcccctgctcactctCTAATCACTGTCCTTTACAGTTACTAAtcagacccccaccccccaaacataGCCCCCTACATTGACCTTCCACAGGCTTTTTCAGTAGTGTCTTCCAGATTCCCCAATCTTTGCCTTTCCTAGTTTCCTCATGACTGATCCCCGCAGCATCCCCACACTGACCCCTGAACTCCCAGGTTGGTTCCCCAAGGCTGGCTGACCCTAAGGCCCAGATCCCAGCAAGAAGCTTGTCTCtgtcccctgggagtgagtgctGGCAGGGCAGGTGTGCATGGGCCAGACCTGAACAGGCCATTAGCTGCGGTCAGTGTGAGCGTCGAGCAGAGACGCGGTGTGTTATCTGCCAGTGACCACATGGCCCTGGATTAGTTGCTGCCCTGACTGGGCCTCCATTTCCACTTTGCACAGTGGGGGGTCTTGGCCTCACAGGGGATTGGGGTTGGGGAGTAGTGGGGGAGAACCGGGTGCGAGGGGGATGCCAGACACCCTCAGCTTTGACTGTGGGGGGTTGCTTTCTAGGTCCCAGGTGCAGACTGACTTCTAGGGGAGAGGAATGCATCTGATGGCTGTCGATCAAGCTCCACATATTTGTGGAGAAAATGATGAAGTAACAACTCATGTGTCCTACACCTGCAGGTGACGATTGATCCTGCCTCCTCACACCTCCCTTGCTCCATTGCCTACAATGACGTGAGGTGGGTGCCCTGGAAGGCTCATAAAGGGGGCGATGGAGCTGGGTCCACCCGATGGAGCACAGTGAGCTTCATTCCTACCTGCACATTCCAATCACCTGAGGAACTTAAAAATCACCTAGAAGTCTCGGAGCACCCAAGACAATCAGAACCGTTGGAGATGAGGCCAGGAGGTAGGAATTTTCCACCCCCCTCGCCCAGGTGATTCCAAAGTGCAGTTAGGATTCAAGCCTACCAAGCTGGGTAGGACAGAAGGTATCCAGAGCATGGAAGATGCGCTCAGCAAGAAAAGCATCACATGTGGAGGCTGCGcatccccccccagccccaccccagcgcGGCCCACCCGGCCTCAGGAGACCCTGTGCCCCCGGGCACAGCTCAGCCCGGGGTCGTGCAGCGCCTTCCACATGAGCAGCATCTCAAAGGGCGCGAAGCGGTGCACGAGCAGCAGCTCGCGGTACATGCAGGGGTCGAAGGAGGGCTGCTGGGCGCCTGGCAGCTGCACGCCGAAAGGCCGGATGCCCTCGTGGCCGCTGGGCGCCAGGCCGGCGCGCTCCAGACACATGCCCATGTAGGCGTCGTCGATGGGGAAGAGCGGGGTGTGGCGGGCGGCTTGACGCAGGGCCTGGATCGTGTGGCTGGACAGGAGGAAGCCGCCGCCGCTGCAGTACACCGGGTAGGCCGGCCCGGGGAAGAGCTGCGCCGGCACAAAGTACTTGCTCCAGCTGTCGCGGATGGGCACGGAGCCGCTCATGAGCTGCCCGGCAAAGAGGTGGTGGTGGGGCGGCTGCGCCTGCAGGAAGCGGAGCACGTTGGCTGTGTGCACAAAGACGTCGTCGTCGCCGCTGAGCAGGAAGCGCGCGTGCGGGCAGCGGGCCTCCAGCCAGTCGAGCAGGTGCACGTGCTTGAGCGTGAGGTTGAGGAAGGTGTCGGCGAAGGCCCACTGCAGCACGTCGCCGTGCTCGCGCGCCTCCAGCGCCACCAGCGCCGCTAGCCGCTCAGCGCGCTCGGCGTCCTCGGGCGCGGCGGTGCCCAGCAGGAAGAGGCGGCGCACGGCCCGCCCGCCGTAGCTGCGCTCCTGCCCCCACGTGCGGCGGATGAGCTCGCGCCGCTCGTAGTTGGCCGGCGACGACTTCACGGCCAGCAGCAGGAAGGCCCCGCGGCTGCCCGTACACTTGGCCGGCGCATCCCAGAGCAATGGGAAGTGGCGGCAGTGGCGGAACCGTAGGAAGTCTTGGATGCGCGCTGGCAGCTGCTCGAAGTCGGCCGTGGCGTTCGCCGAGGCGTTGGCCACGCACGGAGGCGCAGGGCTGGACAGTGGCGCGGCAGCGGGGGTCACACGGGCAACCTGCGGGGAGCCATCCGACATCCTCTCTAGCTGGGACCCGGGGGCTTTGGGGAACCACAAATGCAGGCCCAAGAAACTCAAAGCCACTAGAAGGCAGGTCAGGGTCTTGGGTTTCACGGACCTGCGGCAGAGAATAGCCATCTGTGGAGGGAACCGAGTCAAAGGTGAGCCTGGAGTCGTCTTTGAAACAGCAGAATGACACCCTTCCCCCATCACGACTCTCCCAGAACCCAAAACCAGCCCCTTCTCAACTCTGTTGTTAAGAAGGTAAAAAAAGGAACGAGAACTGAAGCCTTTCACCTCTTCTGCAGCCTGGAGTGTTCTGACCTTCAGATCTGTGTATCTCGTTGCCTCCTACATCTCCTCCCGATGTCAAGTAGGCGGGGCAGGCTTCTCAAGTCAAAGTCAAAGCCTCCGTCTTCCCGTGAATCCGTATGCTGCTTTTTTCCACTTCAGTGAATGATACTTCTCTCTGCCCAGTTGCTCCAATGGGAAGCTCTGACTCTCTACCCCACCCTCAACTTTTGTAGACTTTCCACATCTTGTTGATGCTACATCCTTATCTCTCCAAGTTTattccctcctctccacccctgtCCAGCCCTGACCCTCTCTGATCTATTTCCCTCtttgggaaagagggaaggaagcatGAGGTGACAGTCCTGGACTCAGACTCAGGTTAGGATTCAGTCATTACCGTTTATATGTATCATCTTGAACAAGTCATTTCAGATTTCTAGGGCTGAGTGTTCTCTGTACCAAAGAGTTGGTAGCTTCCTACTTTGCAGGGTAGTTGAGAGCATTAACTGAGCATGAGCTGGCCAGCCAACGAATGGCACCAGTTCTTTACCCTCTTTGGCATCCTCTGGCCCCACCTCCTTCTATTTC
The genomic region above belongs to Hippopotamus amphibius kiboko isolate mHipAmp2 chromosome 9, mHipAmp2.hap2, whole genome shotgun sequence and contains:
- the B3GNT6 gene encoding acetylgalactosaminyl-O-glycosyl-glycoprotein beta-1,3-N-acetylglucosaminyltransferase, yielding MAILCRRSVKPKTLTCLLVALSFLGLHLWFPKAPGSQLERMSDGSPQVARVTPAAAPLSSPAPPCVANASANATADFEQLPARIQDFLRFRHCRHFPLLWDAPAKCTGSRGAFLLLAVKSSPANYERRELIRRTWGQERSYGGRAVRRLFLLGTAAPEDAERAERLAALVALEAREHGDVLQWAFADTFLNLTLKHVHLLDWLEARCPHARFLLSGDDDVFVHTANVLRFLQAQPPHHHLFAGQLMSGSVPIRDSWSKYFVPAQLFPGPAYPVYCSGGGFLLSSHTIQALRQAARHTPLFPIDDAYMGMCLERAGLAPSGHEGIRPFGVQLPGAQQPSFDPCMYRELLLVHRFAPFEMLLMWKALHDPGLSCARGHRVS